A region of Odocoileus virginianus isolate 20LAN1187 ecotype Illinois chromosome 11, Ovbor_1.2, whole genome shotgun sequence DNA encodes the following proteins:
- the ERRFI1 gene encoding ERBB receptor feedback inhibitor 1 isoform X2, with translation MSMARSGCSGDQSPVKNGFLHDGQALGSLKACWGGRSEFENFLNIDPITMAYSLNSRAQEQLTSIGRASRSTPMSSSHCAEHGPPPKSRLPPLIIPPSEGWGQQEEDRVACGLKKLAVNGVCAATPPLTPVKSPLSLFSSPVPCERGSRPLPPLPISEDLALDETDCEVEFLTSSDTDFLLEDCGLSDFRADGPGRRSFRGCEQINYAYFDTPTVSAVDLSQEPDQVAGVPSANPPPPQAHRRLRRSHSGPAGSFNKPAIRISSSMHRASPNSDDDKPEVPPRVPIPPRPAKPDYRRWSAEVTSSTYSDEDRPPKVPPREPLSRSNSRTPSPKSLPSYLNGVMPPTQSFAPDPKYVSSKALQRQHSEGAAGKAPCILPIIENGKKASSTHYYLLPERPPYLDRFEKFFREAEETHGNTPVHPILAHGSISSAPEKLDLKGHVKRKHFSYVVSP, from the exons ATGTCCATGGCAAGGAGTGGCTGCTCAGGAGATCAGAGTCCCGTTAAAAACGGATTTCTGCACGATGGCCAAGCCTTGGGGAGCCTGAAGGCCTGCTGGGGTGGCCGCAGCGAGTTTGAGAA CTTTTTAAACATCGACCCGATAACCATGGCCTACAGTCTGAACTCGCGGGCGCAGGAGCAGCTAACCTCCATCG GGCGCGCCTCCAGATCCACCCCGATGAGCAGCAGCCACTGTGCAGAGCATGGCCCCCCTCCGAAGTCCCGCCTGCCTCCCCTCATCATCCCCCCAAGTGAAggctgggggcagcaggaggaggaCCGGGTGGCGTGTGGACTGAAGAAGCTGGCGGTGAACGGGGTCTGTGCTGCCACACCCCCGTTGACCCCCGTCAAGAGTCCCCTGTCCCTCTTCTCCAGCCCAGTGCCCTGCGAGCGGGGCTCCCGGCCCCTGCCGCCACTGCCCATCTCCGAGGACCTCGCCCTGGACGAGACGGACTGCGAGGTCGAGTTTCTCACCAGCTCGGACACGGACTTCCTTCTGGAAGACTGCGGGCTCTCCGACTTCAGAGCCGATGGCCCCGGCAGACGCAGCTTCCGAGGATGTGAACAGATCAACTATGCATATTTTGACACCCCAACTGTCTCCGCCGTGGATCTCAGCCAGGAACCCGACCAGGTGGCTGGGGTGCCAAGCGCCAACCCCCCTCCGCCTCAGGCCCACCGGAGACTGAGGAGGTCTCACTCAGGCCCCGCGGGGTCCTTCAACAAGCCGGCCATCAGGATCTCCAGCTCCATGCACAGGGCTTCTCCCAATTCCGACGACGACAAGCCAGAAGTTCCCCCTCGGGTCCCCATCCCTCCCCGGCCGGCCAAGCCAGACTACAGAAGGTGGTCGGCCGAGGTCACCTCCAGCACCTACAGCGATGAGGACAGGCCCCCCAAAGTCCCACCGAGAGAGCCCTTGTCCCGGAGCAACTCCCGCACCCCAAGCCCCAAAAGCCTCCCATCTTACCTCAACGGGGTCATGCCCCCCACGCAGAGCTTTGCCCCTGACCCCAAGTACGTGAGCAGCAAAGCCCTGCAGAGACAGCACAGTGAGGGGGCTGCCGGCAAGGCGCCCTGCATCCTGCCCATCATTGAGAATGGGAAGAAGGCGAGCTCCACGCACTACTACCTGCTCCCTGAGAGGCCGCCCTACCTGGACAGATTCGAAAAATTTTTTAGGGAAGCAGAAGAAACACACGGGAACACCCCCGTCCACCCCATCCTGGCCCATGGCAGTATCTCTTCAGCCCCAGAAAAGCTGGACCTAAAAGGCCATGTGAAGCGCAAACATTTCTCCTATGTGGTTTCTCCTTAG
- the ERRFI1 gene encoding ERBB receptor feedback inhibitor 1 isoform X1, with translation MSMARSGCSGDQSPVKNGFLHDGQALGSLKACWGGRSEFENSFLNIDPITMAYSLNSRAQEQLTSIGRASRSTPMSSSHCAEHGPPPKSRLPPLIIPPSEGWGQQEEDRVACGLKKLAVNGVCAATPPLTPVKSPLSLFSSPVPCERGSRPLPPLPISEDLALDETDCEVEFLTSSDTDFLLEDCGLSDFRADGPGRRSFRGCEQINYAYFDTPTVSAVDLSQEPDQVAGVPSANPPPPQAHRRLRRSHSGPAGSFNKPAIRISSSMHRASPNSDDDKPEVPPRVPIPPRPAKPDYRRWSAEVTSSTYSDEDRPPKVPPREPLSRSNSRTPSPKSLPSYLNGVMPPTQSFAPDPKYVSSKALQRQHSEGAAGKAPCILPIIENGKKASSTHYYLLPERPPYLDRFEKFFREAEETHGNTPVHPILAHGSISSAPEKLDLKGHVKRKHFSYVVSP, from the exons ATGTCCATGGCAAGGAGTGGCTGCTCAGGAGATCAGAGTCCCGTTAAAAACGGATTTCTGCACGATGGCCAAGCCTTGGGGAGCCTGAAGGCCTGCTGGGGTGGCCGCAGCGAGTTTGAGAA CAGCTTTTTAAACATCGACCCGATAACCATGGCCTACAGTCTGAACTCGCGGGCGCAGGAGCAGCTAACCTCCATCG GGCGCGCCTCCAGATCCACCCCGATGAGCAGCAGCCACTGTGCAGAGCATGGCCCCCCTCCGAAGTCCCGCCTGCCTCCCCTCATCATCCCCCCAAGTGAAggctgggggcagcaggaggaggaCCGGGTGGCGTGTGGACTGAAGAAGCTGGCGGTGAACGGGGTCTGTGCTGCCACACCCCCGTTGACCCCCGTCAAGAGTCCCCTGTCCCTCTTCTCCAGCCCAGTGCCCTGCGAGCGGGGCTCCCGGCCCCTGCCGCCACTGCCCATCTCCGAGGACCTCGCCCTGGACGAGACGGACTGCGAGGTCGAGTTTCTCACCAGCTCGGACACGGACTTCCTTCTGGAAGACTGCGGGCTCTCCGACTTCAGAGCCGATGGCCCCGGCAGACGCAGCTTCCGAGGATGTGAACAGATCAACTATGCATATTTTGACACCCCAACTGTCTCCGCCGTGGATCTCAGCCAGGAACCCGACCAGGTGGCTGGGGTGCCAAGCGCCAACCCCCCTCCGCCTCAGGCCCACCGGAGACTGAGGAGGTCTCACTCAGGCCCCGCGGGGTCCTTCAACAAGCCGGCCATCAGGATCTCCAGCTCCATGCACAGGGCTTCTCCCAATTCCGACGACGACAAGCCAGAAGTTCCCCCTCGGGTCCCCATCCCTCCCCGGCCGGCCAAGCCAGACTACAGAAGGTGGTCGGCCGAGGTCACCTCCAGCACCTACAGCGATGAGGACAGGCCCCCCAAAGTCCCACCGAGAGAGCCCTTGTCCCGGAGCAACTCCCGCACCCCAAGCCCCAAAAGCCTCCCATCTTACCTCAACGGGGTCATGCCCCCCACGCAGAGCTTTGCCCCTGACCCCAAGTACGTGAGCAGCAAAGCCCTGCAGAGACAGCACAGTGAGGGGGCTGCCGGCAAGGCGCCCTGCATCCTGCCCATCATTGAGAATGGGAAGAAGGCGAGCTCCACGCACTACTACCTGCTCCCTGAGAGGCCGCCCTACCTGGACAGATTCGAAAAATTTTTTAGGGAAGCAGAAGAAACACACGGGAACACCCCCGTCCACCCCATCCTGGCCCATGGCAGTATCTCTTCAGCCCCAGAAAAGCTGGACCTAAAAGGCCATGTGAAGCGCAAACATTTCTCCTATGTGGTTTCTCCTTAG